From the genome of Thauera chlorobenzoica:
CCGGGATTCCGGGCCGCTTTGCCGGGACATGCCGTAACAGCCGCACAACAGGCTGGCGGCGGGCCGCAGCCGATCGATCGACAACAGGAGAGCACATGAACAAGCGTCAAATGCAGTACCGTCCGCTCGGTGAAGCGGGTCCGCAGGTGTCGGCGATCTGCCTGGGGACGATGACTTTCGGCCAGCAAGCCGGCGAGGCCGAGGGGCACCGCCTGCTCGACCATGCCTTCGAGCGCGGGATCAACTTCATCGACACCGCCGAGATGTACCCGGTCCCGAGCCGCGCCGAAACCAGCGGTGCCACCGAGTCGATCGTCGGCAACTGGCTCGCGCGCAAGCCGCGTGAAAAGCTCGTCATCGCCACCAAGGTGACCGGTCCGGCGCGCAGCCTGGGCTGGATCCGCGGTGGGCCACCCGCACTCGACCGGGCCAACATCCGCGCCGCGGTCGAAGGCAGTCTGCGCCGGTTGCGCACCGACTACATCGATCTCTACCAGCTGCACTGGCCCGAGCGCAACCAGCCGCTGTTCGGTCAGGGCAGCTTCGACCCCGCCCGCGAGCGCGCGTGCACCCCGATCCGCGCCCAGCTCGAGGCCCTCGCCGAGCTGGTGGAAGAAGGCAAGATCAGGCAGATCGGGTTGTCGAACGAGCAGCCCTGGGGGGTGATGGAGTTCCTGCGCGTGGCCCGCGAGTCCGGCCTGCCGCGCGTGGCGACGGTGCAGAATTCGTACAATCTGCTCAATCGCGTCTATGAGTATGGTCTGAGCGAAATCTCCTATCGCGAGAAGGTGGGGATGCTGGCCTACTCGCCGCTGGCCTTCGGTCACCTGTCGGGGAAATATCTGGCCGAACCGGCTGGAGAAGGGCGAATCACCCTGTTCGAGAGTTTCGGCGTGCGCTACACCAAGCCCGGCGTGCAGCCGGCAGTGCGCACCTATGTCGAGCTCGCCCGCCGCCATGGCCTCAGCCCGGCGGCGCTGGCGCTGGCCTTCGTGTACTCGCGCTGGTTTGTCACCAGCACCATCATCGGTGCGACGACGATGGCCCAGCTCGTGGAAAACCTCGACGCCTGGGATGTCGTGGCGGACGAGGATTTGTGCCGGGAAATCGACGCCGTCCACCTGCTCCATACCAATCCCGCGCCCTGAGCGGCAGGGCCTCGTGTTCACCGCGGCCGTGTTACAACTACGGTCCGCGGGGCGGCTGCGGCACGACTATAATCCCGCCGCTTCCGGGGCCGTCGCCCCGGCCCTTGCCGATGCGTGCCGAGCCATGAATACAACGCGGTTGAAACTTCTGTTCAGCGTCTTTTCCGGCTGCGCCGCCGCCACTGTGCCGCTGCCTGCATTCGCCGCCGCGCCGCCGCAGCAGCAGATCGAGCTCTTCCATCGCCTGCCGGAAACCAGGGCGGCGGCCCTTGCCGGCCTGGTCGAGCGCTTCAATGCCCAGTCGAAGGAGGTGCGCGTCGTCCTGTCGCAGGCCGACTGGCGCGGCGCCGCGCCGCACCTGCTGATCCTCGAGGGCGACGATGAAGACGATTTTGTCGCCGGCAAGCCGCGTTTCAAGCCGCTGCATGCGTTGATGCGCGAAAGCGGGGTGGCGCTGCAGACTCTGCGTCCGCCGGCGATGATGACGCGTACTCCGGTGGACGCCCAGGGCCGCCTGCTGGCCTTGCCGGTCGGGCTGTCGACGCCGGTGCTGTTTCTCAATCGCGATGCGCTGCGCCGCGCCGGCATGAATCCGGACACGACCCGGGTCGACACCTGGTTCGAACTGCAGGAAACCCTGGGGCGTCTGGCCGACACCGGGCACGCCTGCCCGTACACCGTGTCCGAACCCGGTCGCGTGATGGTGGAGAACCTCAGCGCCTGGCATAACGCGCCGGTGGCGACCGCCGCCGGAAAGGTCCATGTGCCCAGCTTCAACGGCATGTTCCAGGTCAAGCACGTGGCGATGATGGCGAGCTGGACGCGGGCGCGCTACCTGCATGTCTTCGGCCACCAGGCCGAAGCCGAGCAGCGCTTCGCCAGCGGCGATTGCGCCGTGATCGCGGCGCCCTCGGCGAGCTGGGTGGACTTTCGCCGCACTGGCAAGCTCGATGTCGGCGTTTCGCGCCTGCCGTACTACGAGGATTTTCCCGGGGCGCCGCAGAACACCGTCGCCGATGGCCCCGCGCTGTGGGTTGCGGCGGGCAAGAAGCCCCAGGAGTACAAGGCGGTGGCGCGCTTTGTCGCGTTCTGGCTGCAGCCCGAGAACCAGGTCGCCTGGCAGCGCGAAACGGGCTACCTGCCGCTCAATCGCGCCGGCCTGCTGGCGTCGCGCAGCGAGCTGCTCGGCAACGACCTCGAGAACGTGCGCGTGGCGGTGGATCAGCTCACCCACAAGCCGGCCACCCCGCAGTCTTCGGCCCAGCCCGTGGTCGAGCGCCAGAAGGTGCGGCGCATCCTCGACGAGGAACTGGCCGGAGTGTGGGCCGACGAGAAGGCCGCCAAGGAAGCGCTCGACAATGCCGTGATGCGCGCGCGCAACGGCCGCTGAGCGCACCTTCCGCCGTCCGCGTTCGCCACAGGCCTTACGTACCTTGACGCCGCGTGTCCGCGGCACCTACCATTCCGCTTTTTCCGCGAGCGTGCCCGCCTTGTCCGTCAAGCAGCTTTTCGCCCCGATCGCCGCCGACATGCAGGCAGTGGATGCGGTCATCCGTAACCGCCTGTATTCGGATGTGGTCCTGATCCGTCAGGTGGCGGAGTACATCATCCACAGTGGTGGCAAGCGCCTGCGCCCGGCGCTGGTGCTGTTTACCGCCGGCGCCATGGGCTACCAGGGCACGCAACACCATGAACTGGCCGCCGTGGTCGAGTTCATCCATACCGCCACCCTGCTGCACGACGACGTCGTCGACGAATCCGAACTGCGCCGTGGCAACAAGACCGCCAATACCATGTTCGGCAACGCCGCCTCGGTGCTGGTCGGCGATTTCCTCTATTCGCGGGCCTTCCAGATGATGGTCGGGGTCGACGACATGCGCGTGATGCGCGTCCTCTCCGATGCGACCAACGTCATCGCCGAAGGCGAGGTGCTGCAGCTGCTCAACTGCCACAACGCCGACGTCGTCGTCGATGACTACCTGCGCGTGATCCGCTACAAGACCGCCAAGCTGTTCGAGGCTGCGGCGCGCCTGGGCGGCATCCTGGGCGGGGCGAGCGAAGAGCAGGAGGCGCGCCTTGCCGCCTTCGGCACACATCTGGGGACGGCTTTCCAACTCATCGACGACGTCCTCGATTATTCCGCCGACGAAGCCGAGACCGGCAAGCACCTCGGTGACGACCTCGCCGAAGGCAAGCCCACCCTGCCGCTGATCTACGTCATGCAGCACGGCACGCCGGAGCAGGCCGCCCTGGTGCGCAATGCGATCGAGCACGGCGGCCGTGATGATTTTGCCGCGGTGCTCGGCGCGATCCAGGCTACCGGCGCGCTCGACGAAACCCGCCGCTACGCACAGGCCGAGGCCCAGCGCGCAATCGAGGCGATTTCCGTGTTGCCCCCTTCCATTTTCAAGGACGCGCTGCTACAATTATCAGACTTTGCAGTTTCGCGAAAACACTGATATATTGGTGGGCTTCGCAGCACTACAAGTACTCTGCAGTACAACGTCGGGGAATAGCTCAGCCTGGTAGAGCACTGCGTTCGGGACGCAGGGGCCGGAGGTTCGAATCCTCTTTCCCCGACCACTCATTCCCGGGAAACGCCCAAGTGATTCAGTCACTTGGGCGTTTTGCTTGTGGGCTGGCGCGATATCCGGCATGTCGAGTGTGACGAGTGCGACGACAAGCATTTTCGCCTCCCGGTCGACGGGCCGAGCAGTTCGTACATGGCCGTCGCCTCAATACATCTCGATTGCGAGTGCGATGCCCTGGCCGCCGCCGATGCACAGCGTTACCACGCCGCGCTTCAAGCCGTCGCGTTGCATGCTGTGCATCAGCCGCGTGGTCAGCACGGCACCCGAGGCCCCGATCGGGTGGCCATGCGCGATCGCGCCACCCTGGACATTGACCACGTCCTCGGCAAGCCCCAATTCGCGCAGACAGGCCAGCGCAATGGCGGCAAAGGCCTCGTTGATCTCGATGCGATCGACGTCACTGATCGACCAGCCGGCGCGCTTCAGCGCCTGCCGCACGGCAGGCACCGGTCCGAGTCCGAACATGCCGGGTTCAACCGCCGCCACGCCGTAGGCGGCGAGGCGGGCGATCGGTACCAGCCCGTTGCGTTCTGCCCATGCGCGCTCGGCGACGATCATCGCCGCCGCCCCCGAGTTGAGCCCGGGGGCATTGCCTGCGGTGATCGTGCCGTCCTTGCGGAAGGCAGGACGCAGCTTGGTGAGCGATTCGGCGGTCGTTTCCGGGCGGTTGTGCTCGTCACGCTCGAAGCGGGCCGCTCCCTTGCGTCCGGGTACTTCGACGGCGACGATCTCGGCGTCGAACAGCCCCGTCGCCTGGGCGTCGGAGAAGCGCTGCTGCGAGCGCAGCGCCCAGCGGTCCTGTTCCTCGCGCGAAATCTGGCAGTGGGTGACCAGATCTTCGGCGTGCCAGCCGGAGTGCTGGCCGCTGAAGGCATCGTTGAGCCCGTCGTACAGCATGCTGTCGAGCAGCGTGACGTCGCCCATGCGCGCACCCCAGCGTCCCTGCGGCAGCAGGTAGGGGGCGCGGTCCATGTTCTCCATGCCGCCCGCCACCGCGCAGTCGATCATGCCGGCGCCGACTTCGAGCGCCGCACTGACGATCCCCTGCGCGCCGGAGCCGCAGACGCGGTTGACCGTGAGCGCTGGCACCTCGACCGGCAAACCGGCGCCGATGCCGGCCTGGCGCGCGGGATTCATGCGCCCCCCGGCCTGGATCACGTTACCCATCACGACCGCTTCGACCTTGTCGCCGGCGAGGCCCGCACGCTCAAGCGTGGCGCGGATGACCGCGGCGCCCAGGGTGGGGGCGGCAACGTCCTTGAGGCTGCCGGCGTAGGCGCCGATCGCGGTGCGAACCGGAGCGCACAGCACAATTTCACGCTTGCTCATGATGGATCCTCCAGTCAGGTAAATTGTCGTTTACGCGCCGTTCGGGTCAGTCCGCCGCAAACACCCCGATAGCGCCACCAGGATCGTGACGATCCATCGGGTCAGGCTGGGGGCCGTGCTGCCGGCGACGGGGACGCTGCTCATGGAAGGGCTCCGTCCTGCGGGCCCTCGATCAGGATCGCGCCTTTTGCGATTTGCGTAATCGCTGCGTGCCGCGCCCACCTGCCGAATATCAAAGTGACGCATGAATCAGGCGATGTCTTCCTTGCGCTCGTGCAGTGGCGGAATGCGCAGGTGGATGTCGCGCCCATGAGGGGCGTCGAAGTCGAGCACCGGTCCCGCCGGGACGATTCCGTTCGGGTTGATCGTGATGTGGCTCCGGTAGTAGTGCTCCTTGATATGGCGCAGGTCCACCGTGGCGGCCACGCCGGGCCATTGATACAGCTCGCGGGTATGGCCCCAGAGCTGCGGGTAGTCGCTCAGGCGGCGCAGGTTGCACTTGAAGTGGCCGTGATAGACCGCGTCGAAGCGCACCAGGGTGGTGAACAGGCGCCAGTCGGCTTCGGTGATGCGCTCGCCGAGCAGATAGCGCTGGCCCGACAGCCGGGCTTCGAGTCCGTCGAGGGCCGCGAACAAGGCCGCTACCTCGCGTTCGTAGACCTGCTGCTCGGTGGCGAAGCCGGCCTTGTACACGCCGTTGTTGATGGTGTCGTACACGTGGGCATTGATCGCGTCGATCTGCGCCAGCAACTCCGCCGGAGCGTAGTCGCCGGGCCGGGCGCCGACGCCGTCGAAGGCCGAGTTCAGCATGCGGATGATTTCGGCCGACTCGTTGCTGACGATCGTGTTGCGCTCCAGGTCCCACAGTACCGGCACCGTCACCCGGCCGCTGTAACCGGGTCGGGCGCGCAGATAGACTTCATACAGATGGCGCGCCTGCCCGACCGGATCGGTGATGACGCCGGGCGCTGGTGCGAATGTCCAGCCGTTGTCGGCCATGTGCGGATTGACCACCGACACCCCGATAATCGCTTCGAGCCCCTTCAACACACGGAAGATCAGCGTGCGATGGGCCCACGGGCAGGCCAGTGAGACGTACAGGTGGTAGCGCCCGGGTTGCGCCGCGAAGCCGCCTTCGCCACTCGGGCCGGGGCGGCCGTCGGGGGTGATCCAGTTGCGGAACTGCGCCTCGCTGCGCACGAAGCGTCCCGCGCTGGCCGCGGTGTCGTACCACCGATCGACCCATTTGCCGTCGATAAGCAATCCCATCCTGGCCTCCTTCGCGCGCTTTCGCAGGCATTGCCGGATGCGGATGCGCGCCCGGCGGTTCGAGTCTGCCATGCGATGTTTCGTTCAGGCGCGCCCCGGAGAACGGGCTCCGGCCGCATCGCCGCGCAGCTTCGACCCGTCTCCCGGCGCTGCTCTCAGTTCTGGATCGCTTCGAGCGCGACCGTGATCGTCACGTCGTCGCCGACGTTCGGGGCGAACTTGCCGGCGTTGAACTCGCTGCGCTTGATCACCACCGTGGCGTCGGCGCCGATCGCGTCCTTCTTGAGCATCGGGTGCGGCATGTTGGTGAAGTTGCTCACCTTCAGCGTGACCGGCCTGGTCACCCCCTTGATGGTGAGATCGCCGTCGATGGCGACCGGCTTGTCGCCTTCGAACGTCACCGCGGTCGACTTGAAGGTGGCGGTCGGGTACCTGGCGGTGTCGAGGAAGTCCTCGCCCTGGATGTGGCCGTCGAACGTCTCGTAGCCGGTATCGACCGAGGTCATGTCGATGGTGATGTCGACCGCGCCGGTCCTGGCAGCCTTGTCGAGGGTGATGGTGCCGCTGGTCTTGTTGAATTTCGACAGCTGGGTCGACAGGCCGAAGTGGCTGTACGAGAAGCGCGGGAATGTGTGGGTGCCGTCGACGGTGTAGGTCGCGGGCGCGGCCAGCGCCGGGGCGGCGGTCGCGGCGCAGACGAGCAGGGCGGCGGAAAGTCGGGCGAAGCGGTTCATGGCGGAGTGTCCTTCAGGGGAGGTAAAAAAGCACAAGGGGGTGGATGGAGGGCGGCTTACTTGGCGGCCGCGGCGGTGATGCGGAACTTGATCACGACGTCGTTGGCGACGATGTCGAAGGCTTTCCACGCGCCTTCGCCGATCGAGAAATCGCCGCGCTGGATCGTGAGATTGCCGTCGAACACGGCACTGTCGCCCTGCGCCGTGAACGTTGCCGGGACGACGACGTCGCGGGTCGTGCCCTTGATTGTCAGCCGGCCGGCGACTTCATAGCGGTTGCCGCCGAGCGCCTTGACGCCGGTCGATTCGAAGCGGGCAACCGGGAAGCTCGAGGTGTCGAACCAGCTCCGGGTGGCCACTTCGGCGTCGCCCTCGGCGCTGCCGGTATCGACGCTGGCCAGATCGACTTCGACCGCTGCCGTGGCCGCGGCCGGGTCTGCCGGGTCGAAGCGCAGCTCGCTGGCGAAGGTGCCGAAGCGGCCCGCCATCGACACCCCCATCTGCCGGTAGTCGAAGTCGATCCGGCTCTGCTCGGCCCGGACCCGGGTGTATTCGACGGCGTGGGCGGTGCCGGCGAGGGCGAGCGCGCCCAGGAGCGCGATGGCAATGCGGTTCATGATCGGATGTCCTCTGCGGTACGGTGGGGCGTTCAGGCGGTACGACGCGGCAGGATGCGGGTCAGCACGTCGTCCTTGTCGATGAAATGGTGCTTCAGGGCGGCACCGGCATGGCCCAGCAGCACCGCGACCAGCAGCAGGTTCAGGCTCAGATGCACGGTCTGCAGCAGGTCGCCGAGTTGCTTGTCCTTGCCGAGCAGGTCGGGGAGCGGCAGGACGCCGAACCACACGGTCTGGAAGCCCTTGGCCGAGCTCATCAGCCAGCCCGACAGCGGGATTGCGAGCATCAGCACGTACAGCAGGTAGTGGCCGGCGTGTGCTGCCAGGCGCTCGATCCGGGGCATGTGCCCGGGCAGGGCGGGAGGGCGGTGGGTGACGCGCCAGGCGAGGCGGAATACGGCGACCAGGAACATGGTGACACCGGCCCACTTGTGCCATGCGTACAGCTGCAGCTTGGTCGGCGACAGCGGCAGGTCGTGCATGTAGAAGCCCAGGCCGAGCAGCCCGAAGATGAGGGCGGTGGTGACCCAGTGCAGGGCCTTGGCCGTGGCGGTGTAGTGCGTGCTCATGTCCGGTGTCCTTGGGCGGCGCGTCCGGCGGCGGTGCCGGTGCACGCGATGGGTGGACTGTATGCGGCACGTGGGAGTTTAAATAGAGGACAATCGTCAACTCACAGTTGCCTCTGATGGAACAATAAACCGGCTCGACGCCATCGCCTCGTCCGGCCGCTTGGCACGGGTGCTCTCCGCAAGTACCTGAGCCGGTAGTCGACGTTGCATCCCGTGCAGAACCTGGTGGCCTGCTCCGGCTATACTGGTCTGCACGAAATCGATGCGGGATTGCCTTCGGAAAGAGGAGCAGCCGCCCGATTCCAGCCCCGAAGGTCGGGGATGATCATCATAATTTTCGAGTGAACCCGCCATCGTGAAATCGACACGCGCCCTGATCGCCGCTTCGATCCTCCTTGCAGTGCCCATCGCTGCCCCGGCTACCGGAGCGGCTGAGCGTATCGCCGTCGCCGAGGCCTCCGACAGCGTCGCGGCCAAGGTGCTTCTCGAGCGCGCCGTCGCGCGCTACAAGGCTGACGGTGACGCCGCCTTCGCCGCGTTCAGCCGCGCCGGTGAATTCCTGTCCGGTGACTTGTACGTCTATGCGCTCGGCTTCGACGGCACCATGAAGGCCAGCGGCGGACCGTCCATTACCCTGATCGATCGCAACATCGGCGACCTGAAGGATGTCGATGGAAAGCCGTTCATCCGTGAAATGATCGACGGCGCCCGGGCCAAGGGGGCGGGCACAGTGAAGTACCGCTGGCTCAACCCACAGTACGGCAAGACGGTACAGAAGGTCACCCATTACCAGGCCGTGGGTGATGCCATCATCGCGGTCGGTTACTACATCGCACACGCTTCGGCGGAGCAGGCCCGGTCGATGCTCTGGCGGGCAGTTCACGAAATCAAGCACGAACCCGAAGCCGCGATCCGCACGTTCAACGACCTCAACGGCGGTTTCATCCAGGACGATCTCTACGTCTTCGTGGTCGATGTGGACGACATGCGGGTGCATGCCCATGGCGCGCAGCCGCGCCTGGTCGGGAAGACCGTCGGTGATCTGCGCGACCCGGGCGGAAAGCTGTTCATCCAGGAAATGGTGCGGCTGAGCGGGGAGCGGGAGGTCGCGGAGGTCGACTATCTGTGGACGAACCCCGTCACCCGGAAAACGGAGAACAAGGTCTCCTACGTCAAGCGCGTGGGGCGCTATCTGGTCGGCGTCGGAGCCTACCCGAAAGAGTGATCCCGATAGCGGGCGGCGGACTCGCCAGTCATTCCGGATGTGCGGTTCCGCCACCGCAGGGTGCCTCCCCGCCTCATCCTGACGTCATGATCCGGGCTGTCGGAGAGAGCGTCCGTGGCCGCCGCAGGTTGCATGACGGGTCAATGACGGCTACCTTCCGGCGACGTTTCCCGTACCCCGGAGCATCGCGTTGACCGACGTCGACCTCTCTCCCGGCCTGATCCTGATCCACGGCAACCAGGCCGAGTCCCTGCGCGACCTGCTCGTCACCTGGATGAAACGTCATCCGCTCGCGCCGCTGGAGACCGAAATGGTCCTGGTGCAGAGCAACGGCATCGCGCAGTGGCTCAAGTTCGCGCTCGCCGCCGACGCCGGGCGGGGCGGCTGCGGCATCGCCGCGGGGCTGTCGTTCTCGCTGCCGTCGCGCTTCCTGTGGCAGGCCTATCGTGCGGTGCTCGGGCGCGATGCGGTGCCGGAGGTCTCGCCGTTCGACGAGACGCGCCTGCGGTGGCGGCTGATGCGCATCTTGCCGGCGCTCGGTGCCGAGCCGGTGTACCGGCCGCTGCAGCGCTTCCTCGATGACGATGCCGACTTGCGCAAGCGCTTCCAGCTCGCCGAGCGTGTCGCCGACCTGTACGACCAGTACCAGGTGTACCGTGCCGACTGGCTGGCGGCGTGGGCGCGGGGGGAGGATGTGCTGATCGACGCCCGTGGCGAGGTGTCGCCGCTGCCCGAGGACCAGCGCTGGCAGGCCGCGCTGTGGCGCCACCTGCATGCCGACATCGGGGCGGCGCGCCCGGCAACGGGCGGTGCGGCACGGGCGGCGGGCGGGCGTGCCACCGTGCACGAAGCCTTCCTCGAGCGCGCCCGCGCCCTTGCCGACTCACCGCGACCGCCTGCGCTGCCGCGCCGGGTGCTGGTGTTCGGCATCTCCGCGCTACCGCGCCAGTCGCTCGAAGTGCTGGCCGCGCTCGCGCAGTGGTCGCAGGTGCTGATGTGCGTGCATAACCCGTGCGAGCATTACTGGGCGGACATCGTCTCCGGGCAGGACCTGCTGCGCGCGCGCGCGTCGCGCCAGGCGCGCAAGCCGGGTTCGCCGCCCGCGCTGAGCGAGGAGGCGCTGCACCTGCACGCCCATCCGCTGCTTGCGGCATGGGGCAAGCAGGGGCGCGACACGATCGCGCTGCTCGACGAGCACGACGACCCCGGCGCCCGGGCCGGCCACCAGCACCGCTTCGCCGCCATCGGCGAGCGCATCGACCTCTTTGTCGCCACTGCCGGTGCCACCCTGTTGCAGCAGCTCCAGGACGACATCCGTGCGCTGCGTTCGCTGCCCGAAATCCGGCGTCTCGGGCGCACGGTCGACCCCGCCAGCGACCGCTCGCTGTGCTTTCACGTCGCCCACAGCCGGCAGCGGGAAGTCGAGATCCTCCACGACCAGCTTCTCGCCGCCTTCGATGCCGACCCCGGGCTGCGTCCGCGCGACGTGATCGTCATGGTCCCCGACATCGACGCCTACGCCCCCCACATCGAGGCCGTGTTCGGGCTGAACGAGCCCCACGACCGGCGCTTCATCCCCTTCAGCCTGGCCGACCAGGGCCCGCGCCGCATCGACCCGCTGCTCAATGCGCTGGAGTGCTTGCTCGGCCTGCCGCAGTCGCGGCTGGCGGTCAGCGACGTCCTCGACCTGCTCGAAGTTCCGGCGCTGCGCGCGCGCTTCGGGCTCGCCGCGGATGACGTGGCGGTGCTCCACCGCTGGATCCGCGGGGCCAACATCCGCTGGGCGCTGCACGGCGAACAGCGCACCCAGCTGGCGCTGCCCGACGCCGGCGAGGCGGCGCCGAACAGCTGGCTGTTCGGCCTGCGCCGGATGCTGCTGGGGTACGCGGCGGGGATTGAGGCGGCGCCGTGGCAGGACATCGAGCCCTATGGCGAGATCGGCGGCCTCGATGCCGCGCTGCTCGGCCCCCTCGCCATGCTCCTCGCCCGCCTCGACGACGCCTGGCGCATGCTGCGCACGCCGGCCACGCCGCGCGCCTGGGGCGAGCGCCTGCGCGCCCTGCTCGCGCACTTCTTCGCGCCGGCGACGGCGGCCGACGCCTACACCCTGTCGCGCCTCGAGGCCGCGCTCCAGCGCTGGCTCGACGCCTGCGACGAGGCGGCGCTGGACGAGCCCCTGCCGCTGGCGGTGGTGGCCGGACACTGGCTCGACAGTGTCGACGACGGCGGCCTCGGCCAGCGGTTTTTCGCCGGCGCGGTGACCTTCGCCACGCTGATGCCGATGCGCGCGATCCCGTTCCGCCACATCTGTCTGCTGGGGATGAACGACGGTGATTATCCGCGCACCCGCGAGCCGCTCGACTTCGACCTGATGGGGCGCGACTATCGCCCCGGCGACCGCTCGCGGCGCGAGGACGACCGCTACCTGTTCCTCGAGGCGCTGTTGTCGGCGCGCGAACGCCTGTACGTGTCGTGGGTGGGGCGCAGCATCAACGACAACACCGAGCGCCCGCCTTCGGTGCTGGTCGGCCAGCTGCGCGACCACCTCGGCGCCGGCTGGCGCCTGGCGGGCGATAAGGTGTCCAGCGCGGCGGAGGCGGCGCGGGCGCTGCTTGCGGCGCTCACCGTCGGGCACCCGCTCCAGCCTTTCAGCATGCGCTACTTCGCCCCCGATCCGGCCCCGTCGGCGCTGTTTACCTATGCCCACGAATGGCGTCGCGGCGCGCCTCCGGCGTCCGCCGCCGGGGCCGCCGCGCTGCCGCCGATGCCGCGCGAAGAGCCGCTCAGCGTGGGCGAGCTGGCCGATTTCCTGCACGATCCGGTGAAGGCCTTCTTCCGCCGCCGCCTCGGGGTCGCGTTCGAGCACGAGGATCCGGCGAGCACGGATGTCGAGCCGTTCGTTCTCGACGGCCTGCAGAAGTGGCAGCTGCAGGACGAACTGATCACCGCCCAGGCCGATGCCCTGGACCGGGGCGAGGCCCCGGCAGCAGCGCGCGAAGCCTGCCTGGGGGCGATCCGCCGTCGCGGCGAGCTGGCCGCGGGGGCCTTCGGCGAGCGCCTCGCGACCGAGTTGGCCGAGCCGATGGAGGCCTTGTTCGACGCCTACGCCCAGGCCCTCGCACGCTGGCCGCGGAAGGTGGAGGGCGAATTCGAGCTGCGCTTCGAGGCGGTATGCGACGGCGTCCGCCTCGAACTCGCCGACTGGCTCGGCGGCCTGCGCTGCAGCGACGGTGACGGGGGCGGCGAGGCCAAGATCGCAGAGGGAGCGGGCGCGGGAGGAGCCGCCGCGGGCGCCGTCCCGGGCGCCTCATCCGCCGTCATCGTGCTCGAACGCAGCGACCTGGTGAAGGAGCGCCACTACCGCGGCGAAAAACTGATCCGCCACTGGGTCCGGCACCTGGCCTGGCAGTGCGCCCGGGGCGCGGTGACCACGGTGGTGGTGAGCAAGAAAGGGGTGGTCGTGCTCGCGCCGCTCGAGGCCGCCGCTGCCGCCGAGCGCCTGCGCGACCTGCTCGCCGCCTGGCAGGCCGGAATGGGCCGCCCCCTGCCGCTGCCTCCCCGGACCGCATTCGCCTGGCTGCGCGCGCGGCCCGGCTCCGCGCACGGCGGGGAGGTGGAGCGGGGGGACGGGGAGCGGGAGGAAGGGAGCGTAGCCGGCAAGGCGCTGGCGGCGGCGCGGACGGTCTACGAAGGCGGCTACGGCAATGACGGCGAACTGGGTGCCAGTCCCTATCTGCGCCGCGCCTTTCCCGACTTCGATGCCCTCGTCGGCGGCGGCGAGTTCCAGGCGCTGGCCGAGCACCTGCTGCGCCCGCTGCAGGACGCCATCCACCAGCGGGCGGAGGGGGCGGAGGGGGAACGGCGAGGGCGGAGGAACGGTGGGGCAGGGGATGCAGGAAGCGGGAGGAGCCGGAAGTGAACGTCGAACAGGTGAAGGCATTCGGGG
Proteins encoded in this window:
- a CDS encoding cytochrome b gives rise to the protein MSTHYTATAKALHWVTTALIFGLLGLGFYMHDLPLSPTKLQLYAWHKWAGVTMFLVAVFRLAWRVTHRPPALPGHMPRIERLAAHAGHYLLYVLMLAIPLSGWLMSSAKGFQTVWFGVLPLPDLLGKDKQLGDLLQTVHLSLNLLLVAVLLGHAGAALKHHFIDKDDVLTRILPRRTA
- a CDS encoding cache domain-containing protein; its protein translation is MKSTRALIAASILLAVPIAAPATGAAERIAVAEASDSVAAKVLLERAVARYKADGDAAFAAFSRAGEFLSGDLYVYALGFDGTMKASGGPSITLIDRNIGDLKDVDGKPFIREMIDGARAKGAGTVKYRWLNPQYGKTVQKVTHYQAVGDAIIAVGYYIAHASAEQARSMLWRAVHEIKHEPEAAIRTFNDLNGGFIQDDLYVFVVDVDDMRVHAHGAQPRLVGKTVGDLRDPGGKLFIQEMVRLSGEREVAEVDYLWTNPVTRKTENKVSYVKRVGRYLVGVGAYPKE
- the recC gene encoding exodeoxyribonuclease V subunit gamma is translated as MTDVDLSPGLILIHGNQAESLRDLLVTWMKRHPLAPLETEMVLVQSNGIAQWLKFALAADAGRGGCGIAAGLSFSLPSRFLWQAYRAVLGRDAVPEVSPFDETRLRWRLMRILPALGAEPVYRPLQRFLDDDADLRKRFQLAERVADLYDQYQVYRADWLAAWARGEDVLIDARGEVSPLPEDQRWQAALWRHLHADIGAARPATGGAARAAGGRATVHEAFLERARALADSPRPPALPRRVLVFGISALPRQSLEVLAALAQWSQVLMCVHNPCEHYWADIVSGQDLLRARASRQARKPGSPPALSEEALHLHAHPLLAAWGKQGRDTIALLDEHDDPGARAGHQHRFAAIGERIDLFVATAGATLLQQLQDDIRALRSLPEIRRLGRTVDPASDRSLCFHVAHSRQREVEILHDQLLAAFDADPGLRPRDVIVMVPDIDAYAPHIEAVFGLNEPHDRRFIPFSLADQGPRRIDPLLNALECLLGLPQSRLAVSDVLDLLEVPALRARFGLAADDVAVLHRWIRGANIRWALHGEQRTQLALPDAGEAAPNSWLFGLRRMLLGYAAGIEAAPWQDIEPYGEIGGLDAALLGPLAMLLARLDDAWRMLRTPATPRAWGERLRALLAHFFAPATAADAYTLSRLEAALQRWLDACDEAALDEPLPLAVVAGHWLDSVDDGGLGQRFFAGAVTFATLMPMRAIPFRHICLLGMNDGDYPRTREPLDFDLMGRDYRPGDRSRREDDRYLFLEALLSARERLYVSWVGRSINDNTERPPSVLVGQLRDHLGAGWRLAGDKVSSAAEAARALLAALTVGHPLQPFSMRYFAPDPAPSALFTYAHEWRRGAPPASAAGAAALPPMPREEPLSVGELADFLHDPVKAFFRRRLGVAFEHEDPASTDVEPFVLDGLQKWQLQDELITAQADALDRGEAPAAAREACLGAIRRRGELAAGAFGERLATELAEPMEALFDAYAQALARWPRKVEGEFELRFEAVCDGVRLELADWLGGLRCSDGDGGGEAKIAEGAGAGGAAAGAVPGASSAVIVLERSDLVKERHYRGEKLIRHWVRHLAWQCARGAVTTVVVSKKGVVVLAPLEAAAAAERLRDLLAAWQAGMGRPLPLPPRTAFAWLRARPGSAHGGEVERGDGEREEGSVAGKALAAARTVYEGGYGNDGELGASPYLRRAFPDFDALVGGGEFQALAEHLLRPLQDAIHQRAEGAEGERRGRRNGGAGDAGSGRSRK